A window from Vicia villosa cultivar HV-30 ecotype Madison, WI unplaced genomic scaffold, Vvil1.0 ctg.000493F_1_1, whole genome shotgun sequence encodes these proteins:
- the LOC131628963 gene encoding uncharacterized protein LOC131628963 yields the protein MAIDSEPESVRQRLVDRFMSTGNTECLHLWAYNTRPVGAHWLLLAINPIREVVYYLNSVNGEWTNYPAMKDIVDLSIQVFRSQRDAQVSRTKSSNITWIQVQCPQQKNSYDCGYFVLRFLKEILQANQLEIPLTYLDEFRAAGYPRLKLEEIKEDLCHFYIKRFFM from the exons atggcaattgattcggaaccggaatcagttagacagcgcttagtagatagattcatgtccaccggcaatacagaatgtctccatctttgggcgtataatacccgaccagtagg agcacactggttgctgcttgctatcaaccctataagggaagtcgtgtattatctgaattcggtaaatggtgaatggaccaattatccggccatgaaggacatcgttgattt atcaatacaagtgttccgaagtcaacgggacgcacaggtatcccgaactaaatctagcaacattacttggatccaagtgcag tgtccgcaacagaaaaacagttacgattgcggatactttgtattgaggtttttgaaagaaatccttcaggcaaatcaattagagattccgctcacg taccttgacgaattccgtgccgctggatacccgaggcttaagttggaagaaataaaagaggatttgtgtcatttttatattaagcgctttttcatgtag